In Homo sapiens chromosome 8, GRCh38.p14 Primary Assembly, the genomic window ttggtgcatttataatcccctagctagacataaaagttctccaagtccccaccagattagccacatacagagtgctgattggtgcatttacaaaccttgagctagacacagagtgctgattggtgtgtttacaatcccatagctagacataaaggttctccaagtccccaccagattagccaggtacagagtgctaattggtgcattcacaaaccttgcgctagacacagggtgctgattggtgcatttacaaaccttgagctagacacagagtgctgattggtgtatctacaatcccttagctagacataaaggtcctccaagtccccactagactcaggagcccagctggcttcacccagtggatcctgcaccagggTGGCAGGCAGAGCTGCCCACCAGTCCCACGCAGTGCGccggcactcctcagcccttgggcggtcgatgggactgggtgccccAGAGCAGGGGACGGTGAtcgtcagggaggctcgggctgcacaggagcccacggcaAGGGTTGGGGGAGGCtcgggcatggtgggctgcaggtccgagtcctgccccgcagggaggcagctgaggccctgGGAGAATTCGAGCTCAGCACCGGGACCCagcgcaccctccgcagctgctggcccgggtgctaagcccctcactgcctggggccggcaGCCCCGGCCAGCCACTGGGAGTGCGGGGCCCactgagcccacgcccacccagaactggCGCTggcccgcccgcgcctctccttccacacctcctggcaagcagagggagccggcttcCGCCtgggccagcccagaaaggggctcccacagtgcaacCGCGGGGTGAAGGGCTCCTCAACAGCGGCCTGAGTGGGTaccgaggccgaggaggtgccCAGAGCGAGGGAttgctgcgagggctgccagcatgccgTCACCTCTCAATGAGGGTGAAGTCCTCATTAAAGTTATTAATGaattataaaagaggcttcacacGACATTTGCTCCTTTTGTCTTCCCTCCACTTGGCCATGTGAGGATGCGGGGCTCAAGATACATCTTAGAGGCAGAGACAAGGGCCTCCACCCAGTGGACTGAagtgatttaaaaacaaagtccTAAAACCACACttgtaaattaatacaaaaaggaaaagaagtaataaGATAAAGAAATACTTTGTAAATTAAACTACTTAAAGCTATATCATCTTCAGCAGCTCCTGAGAAATTGCAATCTACATATTTGAGAACTGACCgtaaaaaccattttattttgcaCTCATAGTTGAATGAGTATATGtttcatattttacaaatttgcCGTTAATGAAAGGGGAAAGTCAGGCATCTGTGACAGCCTAAGCAAAAAGCATCTGGCTTCTACTGACTTCTGGCAACCCACCCATGCCAGTCAGCAATGCTCTCTCCTCCTCTGGCTGATGCCAAGCACCAGGCTGCATAGAGTTCCACTAGTTCAAACATTCTCCCAGGCAAGGATAATGACTCAATGTTTAGGCTGCACAGACTCTTGGGGCCAATATCCCATAGGCATGAAAGGAACAAATAGAAAGGCTACTGAGTGAATGCTCAATGAAGTCTCCCCAGCTGCTGTCCGTCTGAAAGGCCACTCATACTTCACATCAGCCACTGTAAGGATGGACAGTGGCCGACAGTGGAGGCTAACACAGCTAACACTAGAACCACATGATTTAGGAGGAATTTGGGACAGGAAATTTGTAAGAAGAAACATTCCGGGTACTCTAATTTGTGGTGAATTTACAAGTTAGCTGCCAATTGAGAAGTGAGACTCAAATTGCACAAGACGTCATACCCCTAACTTTTTCCAATCCAGATAATCTACCCacaggaaacatttaaaattctgataGGATTGCATACATGGCCACAAGCCTATCTGTGCCATCTTTGAGCTTCTCCTGGATGACTCTAGCAGCTGTTGGATTCTTGGCTCCTATGCTAGTCTCTCCTCCTTGCAATACACCTTCCAGATGCCTGCCAGTTACCATGTCAGGGAAGAGTCTCTCTTCAGGTCACTCTCTTGCTTTAGAGTTAAATACGGAGTGAAGATCAGATTCCCTTGCATGGCACACAGCCTCTTTAAAACCCGTCCCCTATTACCTCTTTGTTCTCTCCTCCTGACACTCAACCCCATGCCTTCCTGCTTCCAGTCCCTCACCCCAGATGCCACCTGGTGTTCCCCCATCATCTAGCCTCTTACACTTAAACTTCTAAGACCAGATCAAATGACATCTCTTATCAGTGGCTTGCTGTGAGCCTTCCATTTCTCAGCTCTGTGTGCTCACAGCATTTAATCGCGACTTCTACCAAGCCCTTTCCACACTGGTCACAGCAGCTCCCCGGCTCCCCCGCACGCTGTCAGGCTTTCCCTGGTGGATGCTGTTCAGTCATCTCGGCTCCCACGCCTACCACAGGGCTACATCTGAGCAGATGTGCAATATCGTAATGTCCCTGACAACTGAAATGATCATGTTATAATAAAACATCTAcggctaacatttattgattgcctGTGATGCAGGAGGAATGGGGCCAAGTATCTGAtgcattttatgtaatttaatctTTAAACAATTCTGAGAAGAAGGTGCTactttctcattttataggtaTCCTGAGATTGAAAACTGTTTACTTTTCACAGGCTCTCGGTACTATTGGGTGGTAGAACAGAGATTTAAACCAGGTCTTCGTGAATCCAAATCAATGTCCTTTCCAAAAGAAATGTGCAAATTCAATCTGCAGGGTACTCtgatttcttttaaatacattacACATTTTCACAGTTTGAGATTCCACATATGTGACAAATTCTATTGACACAGAAGTATTTATAGCCTTAGTTTTGCAAAGAAAGGCCTAATCTTGACAATTGGCTATAGAACTTATAATTTTAAacttctttgaaatatttcacagaaatataccttaaaatattaataaatattagtctCCTATATTTAACCTACTACAgacaaaacttctttgtgaaactgtttttaaaaaaatatttttaaaggaggaaTGTTGGTGACCATGAGGAACAGTTGAATCTCATTCCTGGAAATGTATACTTGTAGTTTTAATGAAACTTCAAATCCCGTATGTAGAAAAAGTTAACAGTAATACTTTACCGAAAGACATTAAGGATGCAGTGAAAAAGCCCTAACTTAAATTCCGACCATGAATTTAGAACtaccacaaaaaataatttgtttttattatcactACTTTTCTCTCCCTAAGAAGGCCTATGTGATCGGCcagtttattttatgaatttatatcGAATGTATGGCCTCATATCAACAAAAGGGCCTTGCTTGGATTACCGCAGAACACGAATGGGCTAGATATGCTTACCTCACCTCTCCTAACTGAAATGCAAGTTAATAGGAGGCAGCAATATTTGCATTTCCAAGGAGGTGGATAGAAAAAGGAGCAGAAAGGGGGATTTCGGTTTCTGGTGAATCCTTCCTTTAATATTAAACCTCTCCAACAATAACAAGTACTAAAAGCTCTGCAGCACCCCCAGGGAACCAAATTCCAGCCACACAAAATGACCTTTAACACTTTTACCTCTCCtaagaaatgtttaaatccaGGCAGCATTTGCATACTTACTTTCTCAGTTTTTGTCTAATCTCTGaatctttaatttcattttgaagaTCCTCAAAGTTCTTAACTGAAGTCAAATTACAGAAAACTCTGAAGTCAACATATGGTGGGATCCCGTGGTCTCTACCCCTTTGAATGATGGTGGCAGCCGAATCCACGGCCGCAGAATAAGCCGCGGAGAAGAGCCTCTGGGTCAGCTCAGGACTGAGAAGGTAGGAGGGTGCCCGCCATTTAGCAGCCACGCCAAACAGCCCCCGGAGAACCGGGTCTATCCCACCTTCCTTGATTATTCTGGACGGTGAAAAGAGCGCTTTATGGAACGGAAGGTGGCCTTCGGAAATTTCACCTAAGGTGGCATTCAGTCGGTAAAGAATAGGATTGATTAATGTGTGGCCAAATCTAAAGGCTGCAGTAGCAAAAGAGTTAATGATGCCTGCATTCACGTTGGGGTTGTAGCCTCGGTAACCCCTCAGCATCCTAGTGCCAGGGTCCCCCAGGACCTTAGGCAGCCAGTGGCTGTAGGTGATGTGCTGCAGCTCCGCGCCCACGATCTTCCTGGCTTCCTGGTAAACCGTGTTTCCCTCCCAGTGGGGGTTCAGGGCGGACAGCTCCGTGGCCATCCTGTTGTGTTCCCGGAACCACAGGGTGTGCATGGCGGCCAGAGCCAGATGCTCGTTGGCCCGGTGGTCCCCGGCCAGGAAACAGGGGCTCTCCTGCTCCTGTCGCGCGCACTCGGTGGGTGGGCCTGTAGAAAAGGGCAATAAGGGCTTTCCGGAGGGAGGCCAAGGAAAGCCTGTCTTCAGGAGACCCCGAGGCACCGAAGGGTCTCTGAGAGCCTGGGATTCCCGCTCCGAGCTCCCGTAAACGTTGGAGCCATCGATGTAGGCTGTTTGCTGGTTGATCTGCTCTCGTGCATAGACTGAATCCACCGTCGCAGAGGGACGGCCGCTGGCACACGCGGGGCTGGAGCGCGCGAAGAGCATGCAGGGCGCGTGGGTGCCCCGGGGGTCGGCGTGCCGGGTGTTCATGGGGAAACAAGGAGGGTCGTTGGTGCAGACGGAGCTGCACGGCCGCCCATCCGAGAAGCGGGCTGTGCTCAGCGCAGGCACTGTGTGGTCCAAGTCGTGCTCTAGAAACCAGCCCCAGTGCATGAGCATGCGCGTGTAGCTGTGGTCGGGGGTGACGGCCGCCGCGCGCGCCCACACTGTGGCGACCAGCCGGGGCGGCGGGAGGGGCTGGCGGGAGCCCACAGGAAGGCCGAGCCCGCGGGGCGCGCGGATGCCGTCCCGGTAGGCTGGCTGCAGCAGGCGCGCGAAGGCGGTCAGCGCCGCGCCCCACGTGGGCTGCTGCAGGTTGTTGCACGTGCCGTCGTGGGCGCGGTACTTCGCATGGAAACACCGGTTGGAGCAGTTTGGCAGAGGCCTGCGAGCTGTGCATCCAGATAAATTGGCGATGAGGCTGAGGGAGCGCGGGGACACCAAGTCATTGTACCGGAATTCTGAAAGGCAAGCGGCGAAAGCCGTGAGGAGGGCGGGCCTGGGAGGGCGCGGGCAACTTGGAACTCCAGATGCTGCGGGAACCACCTCCCACCCCGCCCGCCCTGAGTGAAAAGAGGCCTTTCTTACTTCCAAAAACATTTCGTTAGCTCACAACAAAAGGGGGGATCATTCTATAACACTAAAAGATGTTTCCAGAAGATCCCGGGATTACTTTTGAGCGTTCATCCTGTAAACAATGGCTAGCTGCTAGAAGGAGCAAAATGGAAGGAGAGCAGATGCCAGCCAGACACTAAAAGATGTTTCCAGAAGACCCGGGATTACTTTTGTGCTGTTCATCCTGTAAACAATGGCTAGCTGCTAGAAGAAGCAAAATGGAAAGAGAACAGGTGCCAGCCAGCTCCTAACTTCTACTCTGTGCCTTTACAAGAACGATGTTGGCAAGGATTTGTTCTTCCACATCCCAgaattgttttgttgatttttgtttgtttcatttcagaattttttctctCAAGTTTTGTGCTTCTAGAGAACAAGGTCAAAGAAATATCAATATGGATCATGTGAATATTAACCCACATGATACTTGACAAGGAGGGATTAAGCAACAACTTTCTGAACTACTATAAGCTGTCATTCCCTGGCAAACGGGCAAAATAATAAGGGACATGCTTGGAGCTCTACCTTTTAACAGGGCTTAAACTTCCAGCATTCTCCCAGTGCTACAAAGATTGTTCACTAATCATACTAAAAGTTACCATccttatttaatcttcagaaaCTGGCAAGCAATAATGGGACCATTTGCACTTTATCCATGTTAGCCAGTCCCTGGCTGGATCCTGAGATATCTTAATCTTGGGTATCTGGATATTTTGCCTCAGGAAGCTTTGAAAACCCATCATACTGGGTGACCAGGGACAGTCAAATGCCAGTTAGTTAGAGAAATTGTACAGAGCTCTAAGGGCTGAGGCAAGCTCACAGATAGGCCTTCTGCACCACGTCTCGGTTGATTTCCTAAAGGAGAATAAAGAAAGGGTAAGCCAATAGAAATTGATGCTGTACTCACAGCACAAATAGTATATAGCAAAGAATCACATTCACTTATTTCATTTGAAAGAGAACAACTTAGAAAATCTGAAAGCTTTCTATATCATCTCATTTGACATCTACTAACTAGATGtctggttttaaaaagaaatacacaagaaCTTGGatataccaaaaaacaaaacaacaacaacaaaaaaacaaaaatcaaaagaactgGGGaggtattataaatattataagtggTAGAAGAAATTTCAAGTAAATTCACTGAATGATTCAGGTGATTGAAAGGATAAGTGGAAGAATATCCCCCTGGTAATAAAGCATTTCTCTATAAGACACAATAATATCTTTTACATTTGAAACACAAGTTCACTTAATGTAGGTTCCCTAGATTTGTTCTCTATACATATAACTTAAAAGTTGAGACaagtttgaatatatatttatcatcCTTACTTTGGAATTACAGTTCCTATGAGAAACATCTGCATTTATTTGGTAAAAGTAGTGAGTAAATTAATTTCTAAATCCCATGATATTCTGGAGATTAAAAGTTCAGTGTCCTTTGCTAAGGTGGTGGTCAGTTTTTCTGTGGGCAGTAGGCTGAGAATAAAATGGCTTTGTGGCTGACCTTTGCCTTCCAAGTCCACAGTGAGCCCCTGCTTCACACGTTCCCGTATCAGCTGCAGCGTGTGCTCAAAAATCTCCCCTGCTCTTGCCATTTCCACAATCAGTGGGTCACGCGGGTAATGAAATTGAGCCAGCAGGTCACTGGAGGTGTGAGGTTTTCTGCAAATGACAAAACACATGATTCTTTACAAGGCAAAACAGCAGAGTCCATGAAGCTTGCAAATACTGTGCATTTAAAAAGGCATTTCCCAAACATTCGAGAAGAATGAAAGCTCCACCACTACAATAGAGGCTCTACAGAGGAGCTGTGGGTTCTTTTCCTATTTTGCTAACAACTTATTCCAAATGTTAGTCCCAGTGCTgaactcaaaaatatatatttttaatgaatggaTGATTTAAACAATAGTTTTAGGAAACAACATCTATGGTGGGGTTCTAAACTGGGGGGGTCGGTTGATGAATGGATTATAGGAGGCTCAGTAAACCTTCTGAAGTACTATGCAATACTCTCGGTCTGCAGGACTTGGcattttgtgtcttctctttcccTGAGTGTAATCTCCTAGAAATTCCTCCTTGCCTTTAGAATCCTCCTCAGGCCTCACTCTCCCTGTAGAGTTTCACTGAGAGCTCTGACAAGCTATCACTCCATCTTCTCTAGTACTCCTGTATCCTTAAATATGTGTCTTATATACTCAGTAAAATGTACTTGAATTGCTGACATATTGTCTCCTCTGCTAAAGAAAGAACTAGGTTGCTGATGAGATGTTGACCTATTATTTATCTTGTATCCCAAATACCAAGCCCACTGACCAGCACATAATAGCAGTTTATGCACATTTGTAGAACTGAACCaaatatgttaaaaagaaatttaaaagcacTGAGAATGTGAAGCAAACTGTTTTAGAGACTTTGATCAACTGAGGCACATCTCATCCTCTATGTCTTGAATCTTAACTACTTGAGGtcacagaataataataatgatgctaATAGTTCACTTTGGTTAAGCACTTTCTATTCTCCAGGCACTGTTGAAGCACTTTTtacatattatcttattttttcttcctagcaAGCACATCCATGAAGTAGATCCTACTGTTATCCCAACTTTAGAGAGCAAGGAGCCTGAGGTACAAAGATGTTAagtcacttgctcaaggtcacccagaCAGAAAGTAATGAAGTGAGGAATCAGGAAGAGAATATAAATCTAAATCGGCTGCGTGGTTCTAGAACACACATGCATGATCACAAAGCCATTCTATTTATGGATGTGCAGGAAGCCAGAAGAGACTCAATTTGGGATTTTACGATGTCCCTTTTTGACCACTAACTGCAAATACTGAATATATACTTTATCCGATTATGATGAAATCAACAATCATTTTTTTGTTAATGCATCCTGATGTTACAAACACAGAGAAGTTAATGGGATTGGAAGGTTTCACTAGTCCATGAACATTccaattcaaattaaaataatgtaaaatgccAAATATCCTAAACATAATGTTTGTCGTAGGCTCCCAGTTTATACCAAGGTGTGTTCAACTTGATAATCATTCTCAATTCACACATTGCAGGAGCACTGCATCTGACACTGTTTGGTGGATGCTGAGGTAACCCAGCCCATTGCCTAGTGTCTATTGTCAGCCTGTATAGCATGGACCTTTGGCATAAATTAATGCCATTTAGATTCTATGGGGAAGAAGTTTCCCCTTTTTTAGGGTGAACTGATAATGATGGCTAGCCCAGATGGGGATGCATACACAAGGACTAAAGAAAGCACTCTATTGCATATGCACTATAATGTGACTTATGGAGATGATAAAAACTAAGtagaacagaaatgaaaacaaggtTTCAATCTGTGTAAAATAAATTCTTACTGTGAAAACAAATGTCTTCGTGTGGAGTTAATTGCACTGTCAACTCTCTGTACAGCATCAAGAATGGAAGATTCAACAAAGTCATCGCCAGCTTGTCTACCCTGTATAGCTTTGAAAATCAATTCCAtgattaaaaatatcaaacagaCCTTGAAGTTAGGCATGATATTATATGAAtggcatt contains:
- the PXDNL gene encoding putative oxidoreductase PXDNL isoform X5, translating into MCGSEFFWPCCDQHVSYSHGKPHTSSDLLAQFHYPRDPLIVEMARAGEIFEHTLQLIRERVKQGLTVDLEGKEFRYNDLVSPRSLSLIANLSGCTARRPLPNCSNRCFHAKYRAHDGTCNNLQQPTWGAALTAFARLLQPAYRDGIRAPRGLGLPVGSRQPLPPPRLVATVWARAAAVTPDHSYTRMLMHWGWFLEHDLDHTVPALSTARFSDGRPCSSVCTNDPPCFPMNTRHADPRGTHAPCMLFARSSPACASGRPSATVDSVYAREQINQQTAYIDGSNVYGSSERESQALRDPSVPRGLLKTGFPWPPSGKPLLPFSTGPPTECARQEQESPCFLAGDHRANEHLALAAMHTLWFREHNRMATELSALNPHWEGNTVYQEARKIVGAELQHITYSHWLPKVLGDPGTRMLRGYRGYNPNVNAGIINSFATAAFRFGHTLINPILYRLNATLGEISEGHLPFHKALFSPSRIIKEGGIDPVLRGLFGVAAKWRAPSYLLSPELTQRLFSAAYSAAVDSAATIIQRGRDHGIPPYVDFRVFCNLTSVKNFEDLQNEIKDSEIRQKLRKLYGSPGDIDLWPALMVEDLIPGTRVGPTLMCLFVTQFQRLRDGDRFWYENPGVFTPAQLTQLKQASLSRVLCDNGDSIQQVQADVFVKAEYPQDYLNCSEIPKVDLRVWQDCCADCRSRGQFRAVTQESQKKRSAQYSYPVDKDMELSHLRSRQQDKIYVGEDARNVTVLAKTKFSQDFSTFAAEIQETITALREQINKLEARLRQAGCTDVRGVPRKAEERWMKEDCTHCICESGQVTCVVEICPPAPCPSPELVKGTCCPVCRDRGMPSDSPEKR